ATCAACTGAATAAAGAATAAAAAGGAGCAACCATATGCTAATAACATCGGAAAGTGTAAAAGTTGGACATCCGGACGTTGTATGCGATTCGATAGCGGCAAATATCATTGCCGCAATTATTGATGAAGAACATAAAATTGGGATGAACGTGGATAACATGCCTCATTGCGGCATCGAGATTTTCCTGGGGAAGGGTCTCTGTATCGTCGGTGGAGAGGTTGCCACCCGTGTTTATGTAGATGTTGAGAAGATCATACGGGATACGGTCCTTAGAATAGGTTATTGCGATTATAGTCTTGGTCTCAATGGAAATTCGATGGGGATTCTCAATACGATTATTGAACAATCTCCTGATATCAATATAGGTACACGGGCTGACATGGGTAAATACAAGGAAATCGGCGCCGGGGATCAGGGGATTATCTATGGATTTGCCTGCGATGAGACGCCGGAATTGCTTCCCCTTCCGTATGTACTGGCTACCAAGATGATGAGAGCCTTTGAGATGTGCGCAAATCCAATATTCGCGCCGGATGGTAAAGGTCAGATAACGGTAGAATATAGTGATGAGGGTGTTCCCTTGCGTGTGGCGACAGTTCTCATGTCCAATGCAGTCGATTACCGTCAAGTTCCTGAAGGTGCAAAAGCCGGTGTAGAACCTCAGGCAAGGCATATTGCTATGGAATGCCTCAAAGACTGGGTGGATGAGAATACCGAATTCCTTTTCAATCCCACAGGGGAATGGCAGGCTATTAATTCATGCAGCGCCGCTGATTCAGGCGTGACGGGCCGTAAGCTTGTTGTTCAGCTTTATGGCGGATATCCGGGCGCTCAAATTGGAGGCGGTTCAATCGTCAATAAATCGCCGGAAAAAGTCGATTGTTCAGCGGTTCTGGGAACCCGCTATGTTGCAAAGAATATTGTCGCCGCAGGTCTTGCAAAGAAGTGTTCCATTCAAATAGCTTATGCCATCGGCATTGCGAGGCCTATTTCCATTTATGTGAATACTTTTGGTACGGGAATAATTTCCAACAACAAGCTCAATGCAATTATTAAAGAATACTTTGACTTATCTCCCAGGGGGATGATTGAAAAATTGGGTCTCCTCAATGGTAATATTTACAGAAAACTGCCAAGGACGTTATTTATGGATGATTATATTTGGGAAAAGACAGATATGGTAGAAGAATTGAAACTGGCTGCAAGCGCATAAGGTCAGCGAAGGACAAAACAATGTTAAAACAAACGACAAATCGGCAATCAAAAAAAAATGATATGAAAACCGGGCAAATCGCCGGATCCATTCCCGCGGCAAGCCGCGAAGGACTTCCTTTACAAACTCGAAGTGGGGGCAACGTAAAATTTATGGAGATTGACAAGAAGTTAAGATATAAAATTGCCGACATCACTCTTGCCGGTTGGGGGCGTAAGGAGATCGAACTCTCCGAAAATGAGATGCCCGGTCTTATGGCTATACGAAAAAAATATGGCCCCAAGAAACCATTAAAGGGGCTTAAGGTTATGGGCAGTCTCCATATGACAATCCAAACGGCAATGCTCATAGAGACATTGAAAGAGCTTGGCGCCGATCTCAGATGGGCATCGTGCAATATTTTTTCGACCCAGGATCACGCTGCTGCCGCTATCGCAAAAGCAGGGACCGCCGCTGTTTTTGCCTGGAAGGGAGAGACGCTTGAAGAGTACTGGTGGTGTACGGAGCAGGCTCTGACATGGCCGGATGGAACTGGCCCTGATTTGATTGTCGATGACGGTGGTGACGCAACACTTTGCATTCATCAGGGCGTCAAGGTGGAAAAAGATCCTTCACTACTTGAGAGGAAATGCGATCATAAAGAGTTTCAGATCATCATGGATCGCTTAAGACATGCCCTGAAGCGAGATCCCCAGCATTGGCATCGGGTAGCTGCAAGTATCCGCGGCGTTTCGGAAGAGACAACCACGGGTGTTCATCGGCTTTACCAAATGGCGCAATCCGGGGAACTTCTCTTTCCTGCAATTAATGTAAATGATTCGGTAACCAAGTCAAAATTCGATAATCTCTATGGCTGCCGGGAATCCCTTGCTGACGGCATCAAGCGGGCGACGGATATCATGGTTGCTGGGAAGGTGGTCGTAATCTGCGGATATGGTGATGTCGGTAAAGGCAGCGCCCAGTCTATGCGCGGTTTTGGCGCCCGCGTCATCATCACCGAGATCGATCCGATCTGTGCCCTCCAGGCTGCCATGGAGGGCTATGAGGTAAAGACCCTGGAAGATGTCGTTTCAAAAGGGGATATTTTTGTATCAGCTACCGGCTGCTGCAATGTCATTACGGGCAGACATATGGAAAAGATGAAAAATGAAGCGATTGTCTGCAATATCGGGCATTTTGATAGTGAAATAGACATGCAGTACTTGGAAAACAACAAGGATTGTAAGAAAGAGAATATCAAACCCCAGGTCGATAAATGGACACTCAAATCGGGGCGTTCCATCATAGTCCTTGCGGAAGGGAGGTTGGTAAACCTCGGCTGCGCAACGGGCCATCCCGGCTTTGTCATGAGTAACAGCTTTACGAATCAGTGCCTTGCACAGATTGAACTTGCAAAAGGGAAATACAAACCCGGTGTATATACATTGCCGAAAAAACTTGATGAAGAAGTTGCGAGACTCCATTTAGGAAGGCTTGGCGCTAAATTATCAAAATTGACCAAGGAACAGGCTGAATATCTTTGTGTTCCTGTACATGGGCCTTTTAAGCCGGATTATTACCGGTACTAATTAGGGGTCCGGGGTCAGGGAACAGGGAAACCTGACCCCTCACGTTTTAACCCGGAGGAACATAATAGCGGAGGCTATGCCCCAGATAATATTTGCAAACCATGCTGATAGAATAGGAGGTATTGTTCCGGAACGTCCCAGAGACAGAGCGAAGGCATGGACAATCCAGTAGGAGAATCCGATGATAATGCCGACTCCGATACTCTGCATGACACCGCCGCTTCGCTCGGTTTTCATGAGAGAAAATGAAATACCAATAGTGACAAGTATGACGCTGACAAAGGTAAACGCGATTTTTCCATGCATATCAACAAGATATCGTGTAGCATCATATCCTTCAGATTGAATCTTTCTTATATATT
This is a stretch of genomic DNA from Deltaproteobacteria bacterium. It encodes these proteins:
- the metK gene encoding methionine adenosyltransferase, yielding MLITSESVKVGHPDVVCDSIAANIIAAIIDEEHKIGMNVDNMPHCGIEIFLGKGLCIVGGEVATRVYVDVEKIIRDTVLRIGYCDYSLGLNGNSMGILNTIIEQSPDINIGTRADMGKYKEIGAGDQGIIYGFACDETPELLPLPYVLATKMMRAFEMCANPIFAPDGKGQITVEYSDEGVPLRVATVLMSNAVDYRQVPEGAKAGVEPQARHIAMECLKDWVDENTEFLFNPTGEWQAINSCSAADSGVTGRKLVVQLYGGYPGAQIGGGSIVNKSPEKVDCSAVLGTRYVAKNIVAAGLAKKCSIQIAYAIGIARPISIYVNTFGTGIISNNKLNAIIKEYFDLSPRGMIEKLGLLNGNIYRKLPRTLFMDDYIWEKTDMVEELKLAASA
- the ahcY gene encoding adenosylhomocysteinase — its product is MEIDKKLRYKIADITLAGWGRKEIELSENEMPGLMAIRKKYGPKKPLKGLKVMGSLHMTIQTAMLIETLKELGADLRWASCNIFSTQDHAAAAIAKAGTAAVFAWKGETLEEYWWCTEQALTWPDGTGPDLIVDDGGDATLCIHQGVKVEKDPSLLERKCDHKEFQIIMDRLRHALKRDPQHWHRVAASIRGVSEETTTGVHRLYQMAQSGELLFPAINVNDSVTKSKFDNLYGCRESLADGIKRATDIMVAGKVVVICGYGDVGKGSAQSMRGFGARVIITEIDPICALQAAMEGYEVKTLEDVVSKGDIFVSATGCCNVITGRHMEKMKNEAIVCNIGHFDSEIDMQYLENNKDCKKENIKPQVDKWTLKSGRSIIVLAEGRLVNLGCATGHPGFVMSNSFTNQCLAQIELAKGKYKPGVYTLPKKLDEEVARLHLGRLGAKLSKLTKEQAEYLCVPVHGPFKPDYYRY